From the genome of Paenibacillus sp., one region includes:
- a CDS encoding VWA domain-containing protein, protein MGLRLETPLYLLLLLPAALYLYWVWKSTARMDGRRRKAVLAVRGAVVLLLVLALAGLQTVAAIERQAVVFVADRSDSVARDDALAAWIQAASTAKEADDAAGVVSAGANASVERQASEAAIERFAFGGEIDGRYTRLDEALRLAGALLPEDASPRIVLLSDGKENVGDAAAQARLLRDRGVPVDVVPLASAQRSDAAVEALRLPERLYKGERYAVEADIESTFAGEAVLRIYEDNREIASRSIELTPGANRFVLQGIAFEEGLHRYRAELYAELDQVSANNAAYGFSRVEGPPRALLVEGSEGEAANVANALDASLIPYELVAPELLPLELIDYAAYDSIVLVGVPATRLSERRMQLIEQAVRDYGVGLVMIGGEQSYGLGGYFQTPIERALPVYMDLRGKREMPSLALMLVIDKSGSMSDGKLELAQEAAARTAELLRERDTIGVLAFDSAPWWVVEPQPLTEKDDVIERIGSIAADGGTDIYPAVAEAFAKAKDIDAQRKHIILLTDGQSASNQSYEALAEQMVEAGVTLSTVAIGNDADQRLLERLAGLAQGRYYFTNDQSTVPAIFSREAVLISRTYVVDRPFVPAAAQAPDWQPLFAGGLPEVRAYVATTPKETAEVALASPEPDPLLARWQFGAGKAVAWTSDAAGKWAPDWVSWDRFPETFAGIVKWTFPAFGAAPMEVETKISGNEADIRVRVGDADRAEFGNLVATVTDEAMNVRQVELEPTAPGEYAGRAELLQPGAYLARIERSGGGTEEGPTSAAAVAGFVVPYSPEYRIGGRDGTEALVQIAELTGGRVLDFERPEDAFAAPTEPKLRVAGLHRELLAAALLLWVADIALRRLQLTRTALRRFMPRRSARGEAVPPTEQPGAATAAERLRRKLSAERAARPEQPSRAAHPSAPASPKAQAPAHPAPAPPPAPPAPAADPSSPEAGTDRMSRLLEAKRRRGRL, encoded by the coding sequence GTGGGACTACGACTTGAGACGCCGCTCTATTTGCTGCTGCTGCTTCCGGCTGCCTTATATTTGTATTGGGTATGGAAGTCGACCGCTCGCATGGACGGGCGCCGCCGGAAGGCCGTCCTCGCGGTGCGCGGGGCGGTCGTCCTGCTGCTCGTTCTCGCGCTCGCCGGACTGCAGACGGTCGCGGCGATCGAGCGGCAGGCGGTCGTGTTCGTCGCCGACCGCTCGGACAGCGTCGCGCGGGACGACGCGCTCGCGGCTTGGATTCAGGCCGCGTCGACCGCGAAGGAAGCCGACGACGCGGCAGGCGTCGTCTCCGCGGGGGCGAACGCGTCCGTCGAGCGGCAAGCGAGCGAAGCGGCGATAGAGCGGTTCGCGTTCGGCGGCGAGATCGACGGGCGATATACGCGATTGGACGAGGCGCTTCGACTGGCGGGCGCGCTGCTGCCCGAAGACGCGTCCCCCCGCATCGTGCTCCTCTCCGACGGGAAGGAGAACGTCGGCGACGCGGCCGCGCAGGCGCGGCTGCTTCGCGATCGAGGCGTCCCGGTGGACGTCGTGCCGCTCGCTTCCGCGCAGCGGAGCGACGCCGCCGTCGAGGCGCTGCGCCTTCCCGAACGGCTGTACAAGGGCGAGCGGTACGCGGTCGAAGCGGATATCGAGAGCACGTTCGCGGGCGAAGCGGTGCTTCGTATTTACGAGGACAACCGCGAAATCGCGAGCCGATCGATCGAGCTGACGCCCGGCGCGAACCGGTTCGTCCTGCAGGGCATCGCGTTCGAAGAAGGGCTGCATCGGTATCGGGCGGAGCTGTACGCCGAGCTCGACCAAGTGTCCGCCAACAACGCGGCGTACGGCTTCAGCCGGGTCGAAGGCCCTCCGAGAGCGCTGCTCGTCGAAGGGAGCGAGGGAGAGGCGGCGAACGTCGCGAACGCGCTCGACGCAAGCCTTATCCCCTACGAGCTCGTTGCGCCGGAGTTGCTGCCGCTCGAGTTGATCGATTACGCCGCGTACGATTCGATCGTGCTCGTAGGCGTGCCGGCGACTCGCCTGTCCGAACGGAGGATGCAATTGATCGAGCAGGCGGTTCGCGATTACGGGGTCGGCCTCGTCATGATCGGCGGCGAACAAAGCTATGGGCTAGGCGGCTATTTCCAGACCCCGATCGAACGCGCGCTCCCGGTATACATGGATTTGCGGGGCAAACGGGAGATGCCGTCGCTTGCGCTTATGCTCGTCATCGACAAATCCGGCAGCATGTCGGACGGCAAGCTCGAGCTGGCGCAGGAAGCGGCGGCGCGCACCGCGGAGCTGCTGCGCGAGCGCGACACGATCGGGGTGCTCGCGTTCGACTCCGCCCCGTGGTGGGTCGTCGAGCCGCAGCCGCTGACGGAGAAGGACGACGTCATCGAACGGATCGGTTCGATCGCGGCGGACGGCGGCACGGACATTTACCCCGCGGTGGCGGAAGCGTTCGCGAAGGCGAAGGACATCGACGCGCAGCGCAAACATATCATTTTGCTTACGGACGGCCAGTCGGCGTCGAACCAGAGCTACGAGGCGCTGGCGGAGCAAATGGTCGAGGCCGGCGTCACGCTCTCGACGGTGGCGATCGGCAACGACGCGGACCAGCGGCTGCTCGAGCGGCTCGCAGGGCTGGCGCAAGGTCGGTATTATTTTACGAACGATCAATCGACCGTTCCGGCCATCTTCAGCCGCGAGGCGGTGCTGATCTCGCGAACGTATGTCGTCGACCGCCCGTTCGTCCCCGCCGCCGCGCAGGCGCCGGATTGGCAGCCGCTGTTCGCGGGCGGCCTTCCCGAGGTGCGGGCGTACGTCGCGACGACGCCGAAGGAGACGGCGGAAGTGGCGCTCGCAAGCCCCGAGCCGGACCCGCTGCTCGCGCGTTGGCAATTCGGCGCGGGCAAGGCCGTCGCATGGACGAGCGACGCCGCCGGGAAATGGGCGCCCGATTGGGTGAGCTGGGATCGGTTCCCCGAGACGTTCGCCGGCATCGTCAAGTGGACGTTCCCGGCGTTCGGCGCGGCCCCGATGGAGGTCGAAACGAAAATTTCCGGGAACGAAGCGGACATTCGCGTCCGCGTCGGCGACGCCGATCGCGCGGAGTTTGGAAATTTAGTCGCGACGGTGACGGACGAAGCGATGAACGTACGCCAGGTGGAGCTGGAGCCGACGGCCCCGGGCGAGTACGCCGGTCGAGCGGAGCTGCTGCAGCCGGGCGCGTACTTGGCGCGGATCGAGCGATCCGGCGGCGGGACGGAGGAGGGACCGACGTCCGCGGCGGCGGTCGCCGGCTTCGTCGTCCCGTATTCGCCGGAATACCGCATCGGCGGCCGAGACGGCACCGAGGCGCTCGTACAAATCGCAGAGCTGACCGGCGGGCGGGTGCTCGATTTCGAGCGGCCGGAGGACGCGTTCGCGGCTCCGACAGAGCCGAAGCTTCGCGTCGCCGGTCTACATCGCGAGCTGCTTGCCGCAGCGCTCCTCCTGTGGGTCGCGGATATCGCGCTCCGGCGGCTGCAGCTCACGCGGACCGCGCTGCGCCGCTTCATGCCGCGGCGGAGCGCGCGCGGCGAAGCGGTCCCGCCGACGGAACAGCCCGGGGCCGCGACGGCGGCGGAGCGGCTGCGGCGCAAATTGTCGGCGGAGCGCGCCGCCCGCCCAGAGCAGCCTTCGCGGGCCGCGCATCCGTCGGCGCCCGCATCGCCGAAGGCGCAAGCGCCCGCGCACCCTGCTCCCGCGCCGCCGCCCGCACCCCCCGCGCCAGCCGCCGATCCGTCGAGTCCGGAAGCCGGGACAGATCGGATGAGCCGGCTGCTCGAGGCGAAGCGGCGCCGCGGGAGATTATAA
- a CDS encoding DUF58 domain-containing protein, which translates to MSAERLGLDAEALVRLERLSIAANVRVRGAALGKRRSRRTGSSLDFADYRLYAPGDDVRQIDWNAYGRSGKPFVKLFHDEQELPLRLWVDASASMNTGEDAFGGGNKLAYAKRLAACVGYLALCGFDRVSAFAFGGETAAELPPQRGKGSAQRLFRFLADVEPGKEGDLYRSLAQPKALPRGPGMTWIFSDFLYESGIRETLNVLLAAKQEIVVVQVLSPEELDPRLAGDVRLVDVETDAGKEVSVSPRVLRSYREALEAHVGSLKAYCRERHIAYALASTDVPATAWVTSTLRGAGALA; encoded by the coding sequence GTGAGCGCGGAGCGGCTCGGCCTCGACGCCGAAGCGCTCGTCCGGCTCGAACGGCTGTCGATCGCGGCGAACGTCCGCGTTCGCGGGGCGGCGCTCGGGAAGCGTCGATCGCGCCGGACGGGCTCGTCGCTCGATTTCGCCGATTATCGGCTGTACGCGCCGGGCGACGACGTCCGTCAAATCGATTGGAACGCCTATGGCCGAAGCGGCAAGCCGTTCGTCAAGCTGTTTCACGACGAGCAGGAGCTTCCGCTGCGGCTGTGGGTCGATGCATCTGCGTCCATGAACACGGGCGAAGACGCGTTCGGCGGCGGCAATAAGCTGGCGTACGCCAAACGGCTGGCCGCCTGCGTCGGGTATTTGGCGCTGTGCGGCTTCGACCGGGTGTCCGCCTTCGCGTTCGGCGGGGAGACGGCGGCGGAGCTGCCCCCGCAGCGCGGCAAAGGTTCGGCGCAGCGGCTGTTTCGGTTTCTGGCGGACGTCGAGCCGGGGAAGGAAGGCGACTTGTACCGGTCGCTGGCGCAGCCGAAGGCGCTGCCGCGCGGGCCGGGAATGACGTGGATTTTTTCGGATTTCTTGTACGAATCCGGCATCCGCGAAACGTTGAACGTGCTGCTCGCGGCGAAGCAGGAAATCGTCGTCGTTCAGGTGCTGTCTCCGGAAGAGCTCGATCCGCGCCTTGCGGGGGATGTGCGCCTCGTCGACGTCGAAACGGACGCGGGCAAAGAGGTGTCCGTATCGCCCCGAGTGCTCCGCTCGTACCGCGAGGCGCTCGAGGCGCACGTCGGCTCGCTGAAAGCGTACTGCCGCGAGCGGCATATCGCGTACGCGCTCGCTTCGACGGACGTTCCGGCGACTGCATGGGTTACGTCCACGCTGCGCGGCGCCGGCGCGCTCGCTTGA
- a CDS encoding VWA domain-containing protein, protein MSALWFALALPLIALMYLLKRKYVDTPVSSHMLWNKALRELEANRPWQKLRARLLMLIQLLAAALLVLALAGPAVMSERGGARHLVLVVDRSASMSARDAADVDGAPLRRLDAAKRSALAALDDAPRDAVVTLLAVGERPETLAEKSANRNAVREAIERLEPTYGAAAYRETLSLAAALTRDDGPDAAIRWFTDGQVPEVVSDLVFASPVAVVEPETANGAGNAAVSHFGVKRNAADGAVSAAASIRYWGESPAAVRAAVFADGRLAAEKRIEARPGGAAPVYFEGLPPAEWYKLTVDAGDAFAADDASYAFLAEQRPKRVLVVGDGNMFLEKALRLAGAEVTLVAPDAADAWAASYRNENAMDAIVIDVEPEAWTPSEAWREMAETTPALFIRFGYEGRERAAPAGPYTVETHPATRYLSFADTHVAAVYEPVGAPPGKPIVASREGVPLLIAGEEAGVPRLTVTFALEGSDWPLRTEFPVFVLGALDWLTASHSGSLGRAVAGERLSIAFAQLAADARWERGDPAGEPIRAELADGKPAEGQTAPAEPGLYRLVETDESGRVLAARWLDVVSDPRESAPSGFDGAFARGESAEAGGAESEEPRTAVPMWRWAALLALAAVVWEWGVYRRGTTT, encoded by the coding sequence TTGTCCGCCCTGTGGTTCGCGCTCGCGCTGCCGCTGATCGCGTTGATGTATTTGCTGAAACGGAAATACGTCGATACGCCGGTATCGAGCCATATGCTGTGGAATAAAGCGCTGCGCGAGCTGGAGGCGAACCGCCCGTGGCAAAAGCTGCGCGCCCGGCTGCTCATGCTAATCCAGCTGCTCGCGGCCGCGCTGCTCGTTCTGGCGCTGGCGGGTCCCGCCGTCATGTCGGAGCGCGGAGGGGCGCGCCATCTCGTCCTCGTCGTGGACCGTTCGGCGAGCATGTCCGCCCGCGACGCGGCGGACGTTGACGGCGCGCCGCTCCGCCGGCTGGACGCGGCCAAGCGCAGCGCGCTCGCCGCGCTCGACGACGCGCCGCGGGACGCCGTCGTGACGCTGCTCGCCGTCGGGGAGCGGCCGGAGACGCTCGCGGAGAAGTCCGCGAACCGGAACGCGGTGCGCGAGGCGATCGAGCGGCTCGAGCCGACGTACGGCGCCGCGGCCTACCGCGAGACGCTGTCGCTCGCGGCCGCGCTGACGCGGGACGACGGCCCCGACGCGGCGATTCGATGGTTTACGGACGGACAGGTGCCGGAAGTGGTTTCTGACCTGGTCTTCGCGTCGCCCGTCGCGGTAGTCGAGCCGGAGACGGCGAACGGCGCGGGGAACGCGGCGGTGTCGCACTTCGGCGTCAAACGTAACGCGGCGGACGGCGCCGTCTCGGCCGCCGCTTCGATTCGCTATTGGGGCGAATCGCCGGCCGCTGTTCGCGCCGCGGTGTTCGCCGACGGACGGCTCGCCGCGGAGAAGCGGATCGAGGCGCGTCCGGGCGGCGCAGCGCCCGTCTACTTCGAAGGGCTGCCGCCGGCCGAGTGGTACAAATTGACCGTAGATGCCGGCGATGCGTTCGCGGCGGACGACGCGTCCTACGCGTTCCTCGCGGAGCAGCGCCCGAAGCGCGTGCTCGTCGTCGGCGACGGCAATATGTTCTTGGAGAAGGCGCTCCGGCTCGCCGGCGCGGAGGTGACGCTGGTCGCTCCGGATGCGGCGGACGCGTGGGCGGCGTCGTACCGGAACGAAAACGCGATGGACGCGATCGTCATCGACGTCGAACCGGAGGCTTGGACGCCGTCGGAAGCGTGGCGGGAGATGGCTGAAACGACGCCGGCGCTGTTCATCCGTTTCGGCTACGAGGGCCGGGAACGCGCGGCGCCAGCCGGTCCGTATACGGTCGAGACGCATCCCGCAACCCGGTATTTGTCGTTCGCGGATACGCATGTGGCCGCCGTATACGAGCCGGTGGGCGCGCCCCCGGGCAAACCGATCGTCGCTTCCCGGGAGGGCGTCCCGCTGCTGATCGCCGGGGAGGAAGCGGGAGTGCCGCGGCTGACCGTGACGTTCGCGCTGGAGGGGTCGGATTGGCCGCTTCGCACCGAGTTTCCGGTGTTCGTGCTCGGCGCGCTCGATTGGTTGACCGCGTCGCATAGCGGGAGTCTCGGAAGAGCCGTCGCCGGCGAACGGCTGTCGATCGCGTTCGCGCAGCTCGCGGCGGATGCCCGCTGGGAGCGGGGGGACCCGGCCGGGGAACCGATCCGGGCGGAGCTCGCGGACGGGAAGCCGGCCGAAGGGCAAACCGCCCCGGCCGAGCCAGGGCTGTACCGCCTCGTCGAGACCGACGAATCGGGTCGAGTGCTCGCGGCGCGTTGGCTCGATGTCGTGAGCGATCCGCGCGAATCGGCGCCCTCCGGCTTCGACGGCGCGTTCGCGCGCGGCGAGTCCGCGGAAGCGGGCGGCGCCGAGAGCGAGGAACCGCGGACGGCGGTGCCGATGTGGCGCTGGGCCGCGCTGCTGGCGCTCGCCGCCGTCGTCTGGGAATGGGGGGTGTACCGGCGTGGGACTACGACTTGA
- a CDS encoding MoxR family ATPase encodes MIESIAQWEKLQEAAAAIREQIGRVVVGQKEAVEQLLWCLFAGGHAILEGIPGLGKTMLVKTVAEAVDLSFSRIQFTPDLMPADITGTNLIQFGERGETSHRFQPGPIFGHLVLADEINRATPKTQSALLEAMQERTVTVGSVTRELPRPFFVLATQNPLEQEGTYPLPEAQLDRFLAKLIVTYPSREELKEIALRTTAADAPQVRKVADGAAIEAIQDTVKRLLVEGEVLDYAVRLIMATHPAEPEAPEAVKRYVRYGSGPRGIQALLSLAKARAFGAGRMNVSFHDIEQVALPALRHRIFLTFEGEASGMTTDAVLRELLASLGGRA; translated from the coding sequence ATGATCGAATCGATAGCGCAATGGGAAAAACTGCAGGAAGCCGCGGCGGCGATCCGGGAACAAATCGGCCGGGTCGTGGTCGGGCAGAAGGAAGCCGTGGAGCAGCTGCTGTGGTGTTTGTTCGCCGGCGGTCACGCGATTCTCGAAGGCATCCCGGGCCTCGGAAAAACGATGCTCGTCAAAACAGTCGCCGAGGCGGTCGATTTGTCGTTCTCGCGCATTCAATTTACGCCGGACCTCATGCCGGCCGACATCACGGGCACGAACTTGATTCAATTCGGGGAACGCGGCGAAACGTCGCACCGGTTTCAGCCGGGACCGATTTTCGGTCATCTCGTGCTGGCGGACGAAATCAACCGCGCGACGCCGAAGACGCAGAGCGCGCTGCTCGAGGCGATGCAGGAGCGGACGGTCACCGTCGGCTCCGTCACTCGGGAGCTGCCGCGCCCGTTCTTCGTGCTGGCGACGCAAAACCCGCTCGAGCAGGAGGGGACGTATCCGCTGCCGGAAGCGCAGCTCGACCGGTTCCTCGCGAAGCTGATCGTCACGTATCCGTCGCGCGAGGAGCTGAAGGAAATCGCCCTGCGCACGACGGCGGCGGATGCCCCGCAGGTTCGGAAAGTCGCCGACGGCGCGGCGATCGAAGCCATACAGGATACCGTCAAAAGGCTGCTCGTCGAAGGCGAAGTGCTCGATTACGCCGTCCGGCTCATCATGGCGACGCATCCCGCCGAGCCCGAAGCGCCGGAAGCCGTGAAGCGGTACGTCCGGTACGGCTCCGGTCCGCGCGGCATCCAGGCGCTGCTGTCGCTCGCGAAGGCGCGCGCGTTCGGCGCCGGACGAATGAACGTGTCGTTCCACGACATCGAGCAAGTCGCGCTGCCGGCGCTGCGGCACCGCATCTTCCTGACGTTCGAAGGGGAAGCGAGCGGCATGACGACGGACGCCGTGCTCCGCGAACTGCTGGCGTCGCTCGGAGGGCGCGCGTGA